The proteins below come from a single Triticum aestivum cultivar Chinese Spring chromosome 5D, IWGSC CS RefSeq v2.1, whole genome shotgun sequence genomic window:
- the LOC778422 gene encoding probable non-specific lipid-transfer protein 3, which produces MARLNSKAVVSAVVLAAVVLMMAGREATALSCGQVDSKLAPCVSYVTGKAPSISKECCSGVQGLNGLARSSPDRKIACRCLKSLATSIKSINMDKVSGVPGKCGVSVPFPISMSTNCNNVN; this is translated from the exons ATGGCTCGTCTCAACAGCAAGGCTGTGGTGTCCGCCGTGGTCCTGGCGGCGGTGGTGCTAATGATGGCCGGCAGGGAGGCGACGGCACTGTCGTGCGGGCAGGTGGACTCCAAGCTCGCGCCGTGCGTGTCGTACGTGACGGGGAAGGCGCCCTCGATCAGCAAGGAGTGCTGCTCCGGTGTGCAGGGGCTGAACGGCCTGGCCCGCAGCAGCCCGGACCGCAAGATAGCGTGCAGGTGCCTCAAGAGCCTCGCCACCAGCAtcaagtccatcaacatggacaaGGTCTCCGGCGTGCCCGGCAAGTGCGGCGTCAGCGTGCCCTTCCCCATCAGCATGTCCACCAACTGCAACAA TGTCAACTAG